Within Runella rosea, the genomic segment CTGACAAAACCTTGAAAATATATTTTGAGTCTTCGCAGGGAGGGGAAATTTCGATTGACCTAACCAAAGTAGATGACAACAACCTCAAAGGTACGTTGATGGACTTTACCGCAACGGCCAAACGTGTGAAAGAATAATTTAAAATTTTTACCACAAAGAACACTAAGAAAGGCACAAAGTACGCAAAGAATAAAGCTTTGAGAACTTTGTCCTCTACTTAGTGAACATCGTGATTACAAAATCCAAAATCATGCAAGCAAGCAATAAGGTCATCGTCGTAACAGGCGCAGGAAGCGGTATTGGGCGTGAATTGACCCTCCAATTATTGAAGAAAAATGCCAACGTAGCGGGCATTGATATTCATCAAAATACGTTGACCGAAACCCAAAAATTGGCAGGTGTGGGTGACGACCGATTCAAAGGTTTTGTGCTGGATATTTCTGACAAAACAAAAGCCGATGCGTTGCCCAATGAAGTGATAACGCATTTTGGCTCCGTGGACGGCATCATCAACAACGCAGGAATTATTCAGAAGTTTATACACGTCAATGACTTGGCCATCGAAGACATCTACCGAGTGATGAATGTCAATTTCTTCGGCACACTCTACCTGACCAAAGCCTTTTTGCCGCATTTTTTGGTGCGTCCCGAAGCCCATATTGTGAATATTTCGAGCATGGGTGGGTTTATTCCTTTTCCTGGACAAACCATTTACGGAGCAGCCAAAGCCGCCGTGAAACTCCTCACCGAAGGGCTTTATGCCGAGTTAAAAGACACCAACGTACACGTAACTGTCGTCCACCCGGGGGCGATTGCGACCAACATTACCGAAAATTCGGGACTTGGGAAGCCCCAAGCAGATGCCAATGCCCAACAGTCAAAAATGGCTTTGCCGGCCCCACGAGCGGCCGAAATCATCATCAAGGCAATGGAAAGCAATAAATACCGTGCGATGGTAGGCAAAGACGCCATGATGCTCGACATCCTCTACCGAGTCAACCCCCGATTTGCCACCAATTTCATTGGGAAAATGATGAAGAAAATGGTAACCAATAGGTAGTACACTGTTTTTTATCCTCCATCCTTCAATGCTGCCAAGCCAATTTCTATAAACTTGGCTTTGTCTTCTTTTATCAATGCTATCATAGGTTTTCTATCCTCGGGTATTGTAAAATACTTATCGGCCCACAAGTTGATTTCTACCATGATGGGCAATAAATC encodes:
- a CDS encoding SDR family NAD(P)-dependent oxidoreductase — protein: MQASNKVIVVTGAGSGIGRELTLQLLKKNANVAGIDIHQNTLTETQKLAGVGDDRFKGFVLDISDKTKADALPNEVITHFGSVDGIINNAGIIQKFIHVNDLAIEDIYRVMNVNFFGTLYLTKAFLPHFLVRPEAHIVNISSMGGFIPFPGQTIYGAAKAAVKLLTEGLYAELKDTNVHVTVVHPGAIATNITENSGLGKPQADANAQQSKMALPAPRAAEIIIKAMESNKYRAMVGKDAMMLDILYRVNPRFATNFIGKMMKKMVTNR